In the genome of Schistocerca piceifrons isolate TAMUIC-IGC-003096 chromosome X, iqSchPice1.1, whole genome shotgun sequence, the window ACCGCTGTAGTTCCGCGAGTATACGAGTCTCATAACTGTGGCGCTGCGGTCGATACATACTCGTCAACTCGTTTACTCTTACAGCAGCATGGTGGTCGTGGTAAGTTcatgtgggacttaactactgacgtcatcggtccctaggcttaaacactacttaatctaactttaatttacgctaaggacaacacacactcccatgcccacgggaggactcgaaccgtggCAAGTTGCTTGAAACCATGCCGGTAACACGCGCGGCACCGCAGCGTGCAGGAGTGTAAGGCTAGTGGTGACTTTCTGTTAGTACAGAAGACGAGTATACTGTTTTGCTGCCATAAAGTAGTATCGGCAAGACGAAATGACCCATTGTCGGGATCAGATGGCCTTTAACTCTTTGGAGCACGGTGGTATACATAGtataccaccttttgaaaattttcttggctctttgcacagtggtttaactgcacgaccaccactctaatatgctcacctagttctctacttatcagacagatggcactcactgcctataaggaatcagttcccgccaagaattgcatagattacaactgtgaaagctgcgtgctgagttgtgcatggtttttgcgtgtgaatagtggtttataacgaatttcttgttgcgcctgtgttttttccatatcttggacgtcacagctacggtatgaacccatgtatacattcatatgcacaatcttccgttatttatatacaatttattttggtggtatattatttgtaccaccgtgcatgtagcagtattctattgcatttcgtttcctagtataaaattcgaaatcctccgctacaaagtttagtttttaattgtgttgtgacttattttagctctttctccattttgttttgcttacgtattctttacttggattcaggctgttgtttgaaaatgaaaatgtcaagaagaggcttacgagatgaagaaatcgaacgattattgtgtgaaattccatcagacgaggattccactgttgacaccacagatgacgaatctgattatgaagcaagcattgttgcggaggctattgtgtcgtctgaaggcgaagtttcagagagcgaggaagaaagtgagtccactccgccaaaacgcgctgctgacacagcgccaacttggggacaacaattcaatgctacctcaggaatgcagttcgacagtgaatcaggaccaagtgcttttattagggacattgatgatccagaacctatcgatatattcgaaaaaatatttccaaaagagctagttcagctaatcgttttccaaacaaatttatatgcgacgcaatctggcaagtctttcactccaacaactgacaatgaaatacgaactttcctgggaatcaacattttgatgggtataaagcgtatgccagcatacagagactactggtctagtgccccagaacttcatgatcgttatattgcatctctgatggcagtaaatcggtttggatggttactgaggaacattcatctgaatgataacacattgcatccagaaaaaggacacccaggttatgacaaactgtacaagctgcgaccagtgatcaagatactatctgaatctttttccaagtgttaccaacccagcaaacacctagcaattgatgagtcaatgatcaaattcaaaggccgcaacagtatgaaacaatacatgagagataaacccataaagcgtggttacaaagtgtggatgctgtgtgacaagacctcttacaacttgaaatttgatatttacaccggaaaagtaggtgacacagtgcaaacaggccttggggagcatgtagtgctgagtttgtcctctgaactcgtaaataaaggccattatctttatttcgacaactatttcaatagctataacttgttggctggtttacagcagagaaacatatatgcctgtgggacagttcaaccaacaaggaaacatttacccaaattaaaaacagacaaagaattaagcagaggtgaatttgactggagggtcagcaactgtggcatcctctacttgaagtggaaagataagagagctgttcatctcctttcaaattttcacagtcctgaagttactacagtgactcgccgtgaaagagatggttcacgcatagagctaccttgtcctcaagcagtgatggattacaatgcacacatgaacaatgtcgacaagttcgaccaactgaaaaaatcatatgaaataagccggagaagtaaaaagtggtggcaccgaatattctttcacctgcttgatgtcagtatcgtcaacagctatataatttggaaggaactaggcgatagagaaaaaatgactgccaaagtcttcaggatgagtatcctgcaaagcttagtaacccagaaaacaccattgaggccatctagacttcatgagagtcaagtccacgtaaagaaaaacaagccatatgtttcctcacgccagcgtctcgacaattcatcccaccagccagagcgtactaccgccagacgttgtgcgaaatgcagtacaaaaaagaagcaagtgcgcactttctggatgtgcgctgaatgcaaagtgcctttgtgccttagcaaaacaaaaaggtgctttcaagattttcacaaaaaggaataagaaacatattttatttgtaaggtttgtaatttgattttgtattgtaaatgaccaattgccagaaataaaattattttacattaattatactaattattactgcttagagtagaatttaaaggtgagttacaagcacaaaccaagatatctcaaaaactttaggtacggccctaagtggcatggtggtatattatatataccaccatctaaaaccaaaatcaatacaataaaaaattttaattcatgttttcctttattagcaaccccaccagacatagaaaatgcatgttttattaaaaaattaattaaacataaaatctgtgcatcaaagagttaAAGAAACTGTATTTTATGAGACTGTGGAAGGATCGGTTAGGAGTGCGATGCCGACACGTGTCGTCCGTAGTATGGCGTCCCACGAATACCAGACAGCATGA includes:
- the LOC124722705 gene encoding piggyBac transposable element-derived protein 4-like — translated: MSRRGLRDEEIERLLCEIPSDEDSTVDTTDDESDYEASIVAEAIVSSEGEVSESEEESESTPPKRAADTAPTWGQQFNATSGMQFDSESGPSAFIRDIDDPEPIDIFEKIFPKELVQLIVFQTNLYATQSGKSFTPTTDNEIRTFLGINILMGIKRMPAYRDYWSSAPELHDRYIASLMAVNRFGWLLRNIHLNDNTLHPEKGHPGYDKLYKLRPVIKILSESFSKCYQPSKHLAIDESMIKFKGRNSMKQYMRDKPIKRGYKVWMLCDKTSYNLKFDIYTGKAVHARALYDRAPLHRVPRRGEPQAVDESPWAAPHRPLGAVTSVAAAPDADAKTAAATV